The Triplophysa rosa linkage group LG15, Trosa_1v2, whole genome shotgun sequence genome has a segment encoding these proteins:
- the rhpn1 gene encoding rhophilin-1 isoform X3, translating into MMSDSGSDEDVNRLTAEEGGSTESVRKGCDPLVSTQRSKLQQRRAKLNQQINRELLLRTGAENLYRVSSNQKVLETVALELSFVNSNLQLLKEELEELNSTMNVYQTESETVNVPMIPLGLKETKEIDLTVPLQDFISEHYGEDSSLYLNEIHEFMELRQAMRTPTRNDSGQELLMEYYNQLYFLDQRFYSPHRTLGIHFHWYDSLTGVPSVQRALAFEKGSVLFNIGALHTQIGARQDRSTLTGSQNAIDAFQRAAGAFLYLQENFSHAPSLDMSSSALSMLVRLMVAQVQECVCEKVILNVQDNNLNVLLQAAQEAARVSDVYSLVLQAMSVPLLKDYVPFSWISMVQVKTHHFRALAHYYTAVALCDCSGMRYDDEDDEGREIKALIQIHTRCPDKLNLQDPEDKRRLGKAHLRKAIIRHEEALRLHGVCKMLRKMDILQEVLSRAHARSLEKYSDIDQEDDFCEVAEAPEIQSHTQQKPDIKTPDFSALRVTDIFHRLGPLTVFSARSRWQRHHVCLVRGETGLGLTLRGDSPVLVAGVLLGGCAAEAGIREGDYIIAINGVDCRWAEHAEVVHALKSCTERGLELDVITLQTHEIERRTILSSTGDKETQSCGSRKQGRDYERSSWNWSWRSGGVRKRLGSNFNLSFGNFREGESMY; encoded by the exons ggatGTGACCCTCTGGTTTCAACCCAGCGCAGCAAACTGCAACAACGGAGAGCTAAACTCAACCAGCAGATCAACCGTGAGCTCCTTCTGCGCACCGGAGCAGAAAATCTCTACAG AGTCAGCAGCAATCAGAAGGTATTGGAGACTGTGGCGTTGGAGTTGAGCTTTGTCAACTCAAACCTTCAACTTCTCAAAGAGGAACTGGAGGAACTGAACAGCACCATGAACGTTTATCAGACTGAGAG TGAGACAGTAAATGTGCCCATGATTCCACTGGGGTTGAAGGAGACTAAAGAGATTGATCTGACAGTCCCGCTTCAG GATTTTATCAGCGAACATTATGGTGAGGATTCCTCTCTATACCTGAATGAAATCCACGAGTTCATGGAGCTTAGACAG GCCATGCGAACTCCCACTCGGAATGATTCGGGCCAGGAGCTGCTGATGGAATATTACAATCAGCTCTATTTCCTGGACCAGCGTTTCTACTCGCCTCACAGAACTCTGGGAATTCATTTCCACTG GTATGATTCACTGACCGGTGTGCCGTCGGTTCAGAGAGCGCTGGCGTTCGAGAAAGGAAGCGTTTTGTTTAACATCGGAGCGCTTCATACTCAGATTGGAGCCAGACAGGATCGCTCGACGCTGACTGGCAGTCAGAACGCCATCGATGCTTTTCAGAGAGCCGCAG gtgcGTTTCTCTACTTGCAGGAGAATTTCTCTCACGCACCCAGTCTGGATATGAGCAGCTCGGCTCTGAGCATGCTGGTCCGGCTCATGGTGGCTCAG GttcaggagtgtgtgtgtgagaaagtcatTCTGAACGTGCAGGACAACAATCTGAATGTGTTACTGCAAGCGGCACAGGAGGCAGCAagg gtatCAGACGTATATTCTCTGGTTCTTCAGGCCATGTCAGTACCGTTGCTGAAAGACTATGTTCCTTTCTCCTGGATCTCAATGGTTCAGGTGAAAACGCATCATTTCCGAGCACTGGCTCATTATTACACAGCTGTGGCACTGTGTGACTGCTCAG GTATGAGatatgatgatgaagatgatgaaggTCGAGAGATTAAAGCTCTCATACAGATTCACACCAGATGCCCAGACAAACTCAACCTTCAGGATCCAGAGGACAAACGCAGACTGg GTAAAGCTCATCTCCGTAAAGCCATCATACGGCACGAGGAAGCCCTGCGTCTTCACGGCGTGTGTAAGATGCTTCGTAAGATGGACATCCTGCAGGAGGTTCTGTCACGAGCTCACGCGCGCTCGCTGGAGAAATACTCCGATATCGATCAGGAAGACGATTTTTGTGAGGTCGCCGAGGCTCCAGAGATTCAGT CTCACACACAACAGAAGCCTGATATTAAAACTCCTGATTTCAGTGCGCTCAGAGTGACTGATATTTTCCATCGActg GGTCCTCTGACTGTGTTTTCTGCTCGAAGCCGATGGCAGAGGCATCACGTGTGCTTAGTTCGAGGAGAGACGGGACTAGGACTTACACTCCGAGGTGATTCGCCGGTTCTGGTTGCCGGGGTGTTGCTAGGGGGATGTGCTGCG gaggCGGGGATCCGCGAGGGCGATTACATCATAGCCATTAATGGCGTAGACTGCAGGTGGGCGGAGCATGCAGAGGTCGTTCACGCCCTGAAGAGCTGCACAGAGAGAGGACTAGAGCTCGACGTCATCACGCTACAAACACACGAG ATAGAGAGAAGGACGATTCTTTCATCCACCGGTGATAAAGAGACTCAGTCATGCGGTTCGAGGAAGCAGGGCCGGGATTACGAGCGTTCGTCATGGAACTGGAGCTGGAGGAGCGGTGGAGTCCGCAAGAGACTCGGAAGCAATTTCAATCTTTCCTTTGGAAACTTCCGTGAAGGTGAATCCATGTACTGA
- the rhpn1 gene encoding rhophilin-1 isoform X2, translating into MPMDIFLSLLLKPHQGCDPLVSTQRSKLQQRRAKLNQQINRELLLRTGAENLYRVSSNQKVLETVALELSFVNSNLQLLKEELEELNSTMNVYQTESETVNVPMIPLGLKETKEIDLTVPLQDFISEHYGEDSSLYLNEIHEFMELRQAMRTPTRNDSGQELLMEYYNQLYFLDQRFYSPHRTLGIHFHWYDSLTGVPSVQRALAFEKGSVLFNIGALHTQIGARQDRSTLTGSQNAIDAFQRAAGAFLYLQENFSHAPSLDMSSSALSMLVRLMVAQVQECVCEKVILNVQDNNLNVLLQAAQEAARVSDVYSLVLQAMSVPLLKDYVPFSWISMVQVKTHHFRALAHYYTAVALCDCSGMRYDDEDDEGREIKALIQIHTRCPDKLNLQDPEDKRRLGKAHLRKAIIRHEEALRLHGVCKMLRKMDILQEVLSRAHARSLEKYSDIDQEDDFCEVAEAPEIQSHTQQKPDIKTPDFSALRVTDIFHRLVTHTHTHTLFQRLIVTLQNRVTFISVVQGPLTVFSARSRWQRHHVCLVRGETGLGLTLRGDSPVLVAGVLLGGCAAEAGIREGDYIIAINGVDCRWAEHAEVVHALKSCTERGLELDVITLQTHEIERRTILSSTGDKETQSCGSRKQGRDYERSSWNWSWRSGGVRKRLGSNFNLSFGNFREGESMY; encoded by the exons ggatGTGACCCTCTGGTTTCAACCCAGCGCAGCAAACTGCAACAACGGAGAGCTAAACTCAACCAGCAGATCAACCGTGAGCTCCTTCTGCGCACCGGAGCAGAAAATCTCTACAG AGTCAGCAGCAATCAGAAGGTATTGGAGACTGTGGCGTTGGAGTTGAGCTTTGTCAACTCAAACCTTCAACTTCTCAAAGAGGAACTGGAGGAACTGAACAGCACCATGAACGTTTATCAGACTGAGAG TGAGACAGTAAATGTGCCCATGATTCCACTGGGGTTGAAGGAGACTAAAGAGATTGATCTGACAGTCCCGCTTCAG GATTTTATCAGCGAACATTATGGTGAGGATTCCTCTCTATACCTGAATGAAATCCACGAGTTCATGGAGCTTAGACAG GCCATGCGAACTCCCACTCGGAATGATTCGGGCCAGGAGCTGCTGATGGAATATTACAATCAGCTCTATTTCCTGGACCAGCGTTTCTACTCGCCTCACAGAACTCTGGGAATTCATTTCCACTG GTATGATTCACTGACCGGTGTGCCGTCGGTTCAGAGAGCGCTGGCGTTCGAGAAAGGAAGCGTTTTGTTTAACATCGGAGCGCTTCATACTCAGATTGGAGCCAGACAGGATCGCTCGACGCTGACTGGCAGTCAGAACGCCATCGATGCTTTTCAGAGAGCCGCAG gtgcGTTTCTCTACTTGCAGGAGAATTTCTCTCACGCACCCAGTCTGGATATGAGCAGCTCGGCTCTGAGCATGCTGGTCCGGCTCATGGTGGCTCAG GttcaggagtgtgtgtgtgagaaagtcatTCTGAACGTGCAGGACAACAATCTGAATGTGTTACTGCAAGCGGCACAGGAGGCAGCAagg gtatCAGACGTATATTCTCTGGTTCTTCAGGCCATGTCAGTACCGTTGCTGAAAGACTATGTTCCTTTCTCCTGGATCTCAATGGTTCAGGTGAAAACGCATCATTTCCGAGCACTGGCTCATTATTACACAGCTGTGGCACTGTGTGACTGCTCAG GTATGAGatatgatgatgaagatgatgaaggTCGAGAGATTAAAGCTCTCATACAGATTCACACCAGATGCCCAGACAAACTCAACCTTCAGGATCCAGAGGACAAACGCAGACTGg GTAAAGCTCATCTCCGTAAAGCCATCATACGGCACGAGGAAGCCCTGCGTCTTCACGGCGTGTGTAAGATGCTTCGTAAGATGGACATCCTGCAGGAGGTTCTGTCACGAGCTCACGCGCGCTCGCTGGAGAAATACTCCGATATCGATCAGGAAGACGATTTTTGTGAGGTCGCCGAGGCTCCAGAGATTCAGT CTCACACACAACAGAAGCCTGATATTAAAACTCCTGATTTCAGTGCGCTCAGAGTGACTGATATTTTCCATCGActggtaacacacacacacacacacacactctttcaGAGGCTGATAGTGACGCTACAGAACCGTGTGACGTTCATCTCTGTTGTACAGGGTCCTCTGACTGTGTTTTCTGCTCGAAGCCGATGGCAGAGGCATCACGTGTGCTTAGTTCGAGGAGAGACGGGACTAGGACTTACACTCCGAGGTGATTCGCCGGTTCTGGTTGCCGGGGTGTTGCTAGGGGGATGTGCTGCG gaggCGGGGATCCGCGAGGGCGATTACATCATAGCCATTAATGGCGTAGACTGCAGGTGGGCGGAGCATGCAGAGGTCGTTCACGCCCTGAAGAGCTGCACAGAGAGAGGACTAGAGCTCGACGTCATCACGCTACAAACACACGAG ATAGAGAGAAGGACGATTCTTTCATCCACCGGTGATAAAGAGACTCAGTCATGCGGTTCGAGGAAGCAGGGCCGGGATTACGAGCGTTCGTCATGGAACTGGAGCTGGAGGAGCGGTGGAGTCCGCAAGAGACTCGGAAGCAATTTCAATCTTTCCTTTGGAAACTTCCGTGAAGGTGAATCCATGTACTGA
- the hlx1 gene encoding H2.0-like homeobox protein isoform X1 — MYTAGLNPFYASNFSLWTAYCSGGFGVDTMKKPSFCIADILHAGDAENIPGSSALMAHIGGRAQVHSSGSPLRPSPVAPDARLHPASAYHRHGIHLTSVSRCPINAQSAPPPCSKDLKFGIDRILSTDFEHKSKDSSSMRDLASIVSLNRQSGVHVSASAYFASIDPTMSETSSMMGSISNAARQTGQHQFQDTFPGPYAVLSKDSMPQTYKRKRSWSRAVFSNLQRKGLEKRFEVQKYVTKPDRKQLAAMLGLTDAQVKVWFQNRRMKWRHSKEAQAQKDKDKDKEQPDKSTTEAEPKERDDSECESEPSESEFEDGPEDKSDVDICELNKTGVIIPCTSTEDTTNPTTEANTATQILL; from the exons ATGTACACGGCGGGACTGAATCCTTTTTACGCATCGAATTTTAGCCTTTGGACAGCGTACTGTTCGGGTGGTTTTGGGGTGGATACCATGAAAAAACCCTCGTTTTGCATCGCTGACATTCTGCACGCTGGAGATGCGGAAAACATCCCCGGGTCATCGGCGCTGATGGCTCACATCGGCGGCCGGGCGCAGGTTCACTCGTCGGGCTCTCCTCTGCGCCCGTCTCCGGTGGCTCCTGACGCGCGTCTCCACCCCGCGTCTGCGTATCACAGGCACGGAATACACCTGACATCTGTGTCCAGATGTCCGATTAACGCGCAGTCCGCGCCTCCGCCGTGCAGTAAAGACCTTAAGTTCGGCATCGATCGGATATTATCCACAGATTTCGAGCACAAATCCAAAGACTCCTCATCAATGCGAG ATCTCGCATCGATTGTTAGTCTGAATCGGCAGTCAGGAGTCCATGTCTCTGCCAGCGCGTACTTCGCGTCCATAGACCCGACCATGAGCGAAACCTCCTCCATGATGGGTTCAATAAGCAATGCCGCCAGACAAACAGGGCAACATCAGTTTCAGGACACCTTCCCAG GGCCGTATGCGGTGCTATCCAAAGACTCCATGCCACAGACATACAAGAGGAAGAGATCTTGGTCCAGAGCGGTGTTCTCCAACCTCCAGAGAAAAGGACTTGAAAAGCGTTTTGAAGTCCAGAAGTATGTGACAAAACCGGACAGAAAACAACTGGCTGCGATGCTCGGCCTCACCGATGCACAG GTCAAAGTTTGGTTCCAGAACCGACGGATGAAATGGAGACACTCCAAGGAGGCTCAGGCCcagaaagacaaagacaaagacaaagaacAGCCGGACAAGTCCACGACCGAGGCCGAACCCAAAGAGCGCGATGATTCTGAATGCGAAAGCGAACCGAGCGAATCTGAATTCGAAGACGGGCCGGAGGACAAAAGCGACGTGGACATTTGTGAACTGAATAAAACCGGTGTGATTATCCCATGCACGAGCACAGAGGACACGACAAACCCCACGACAGAAGCGAACACAGCCACACAAATACTGCTGTGA
- the rhpn1 gene encoding rhophilin-1 isoform X1, with amino-acid sequence MMSDSGSDEDVNRLTAEEGGSTESVRKGCDPLVSTQRSKLQQRRAKLNQQINRELLLRTGAENLYRVSSNQKVLETVALELSFVNSNLQLLKEELEELNSTMNVYQTESETVNVPMIPLGLKETKEIDLTVPLQDFISEHYGEDSSLYLNEIHEFMELRQAMRTPTRNDSGQELLMEYYNQLYFLDQRFYSPHRTLGIHFHWYDSLTGVPSVQRALAFEKGSVLFNIGALHTQIGARQDRSTLTGSQNAIDAFQRAAGAFLYLQENFSHAPSLDMSSSALSMLVRLMVAQVQECVCEKVILNVQDNNLNVLLQAAQEAARVSDVYSLVLQAMSVPLLKDYVPFSWISMVQVKTHHFRALAHYYTAVALCDCSGMRYDDEDDEGREIKALIQIHTRCPDKLNLQDPEDKRRLGKAHLRKAIIRHEEALRLHGVCKMLRKMDILQEVLSRAHARSLEKYSDIDQEDDFCEVAEAPEIQSHTQQKPDIKTPDFSALRVTDIFHRLVTHTHTHTLFQRLIVTLQNRVTFISVVQGPLTVFSARSRWQRHHVCLVRGETGLGLTLRGDSPVLVAGVLLGGCAAEAGIREGDYIIAINGVDCRWAEHAEVVHALKSCTERGLELDVITLQTHEIERRTILSSTGDKETQSCGSRKQGRDYERSSWNWSWRSGGVRKRLGSNFNLSFGNFREGESMY; translated from the exons ggatGTGACCCTCTGGTTTCAACCCAGCGCAGCAAACTGCAACAACGGAGAGCTAAACTCAACCAGCAGATCAACCGTGAGCTCCTTCTGCGCACCGGAGCAGAAAATCTCTACAG AGTCAGCAGCAATCAGAAGGTATTGGAGACTGTGGCGTTGGAGTTGAGCTTTGTCAACTCAAACCTTCAACTTCTCAAAGAGGAACTGGAGGAACTGAACAGCACCATGAACGTTTATCAGACTGAGAG TGAGACAGTAAATGTGCCCATGATTCCACTGGGGTTGAAGGAGACTAAAGAGATTGATCTGACAGTCCCGCTTCAG GATTTTATCAGCGAACATTATGGTGAGGATTCCTCTCTATACCTGAATGAAATCCACGAGTTCATGGAGCTTAGACAG GCCATGCGAACTCCCACTCGGAATGATTCGGGCCAGGAGCTGCTGATGGAATATTACAATCAGCTCTATTTCCTGGACCAGCGTTTCTACTCGCCTCACAGAACTCTGGGAATTCATTTCCACTG GTATGATTCACTGACCGGTGTGCCGTCGGTTCAGAGAGCGCTGGCGTTCGAGAAAGGAAGCGTTTTGTTTAACATCGGAGCGCTTCATACTCAGATTGGAGCCAGACAGGATCGCTCGACGCTGACTGGCAGTCAGAACGCCATCGATGCTTTTCAGAGAGCCGCAG gtgcGTTTCTCTACTTGCAGGAGAATTTCTCTCACGCACCCAGTCTGGATATGAGCAGCTCGGCTCTGAGCATGCTGGTCCGGCTCATGGTGGCTCAG GttcaggagtgtgtgtgtgagaaagtcatTCTGAACGTGCAGGACAACAATCTGAATGTGTTACTGCAAGCGGCACAGGAGGCAGCAagg gtatCAGACGTATATTCTCTGGTTCTTCAGGCCATGTCAGTACCGTTGCTGAAAGACTATGTTCCTTTCTCCTGGATCTCAATGGTTCAGGTGAAAACGCATCATTTCCGAGCACTGGCTCATTATTACACAGCTGTGGCACTGTGTGACTGCTCAG GTATGAGatatgatgatgaagatgatgaaggTCGAGAGATTAAAGCTCTCATACAGATTCACACCAGATGCCCAGACAAACTCAACCTTCAGGATCCAGAGGACAAACGCAGACTGg GTAAAGCTCATCTCCGTAAAGCCATCATACGGCACGAGGAAGCCCTGCGTCTTCACGGCGTGTGTAAGATGCTTCGTAAGATGGACATCCTGCAGGAGGTTCTGTCACGAGCTCACGCGCGCTCGCTGGAGAAATACTCCGATATCGATCAGGAAGACGATTTTTGTGAGGTCGCCGAGGCTCCAGAGATTCAGT CTCACACACAACAGAAGCCTGATATTAAAACTCCTGATTTCAGTGCGCTCAGAGTGACTGATATTTTCCATCGActggtaacacacacacacacacacacactctttcaGAGGCTGATAGTGACGCTACAGAACCGTGTGACGTTCATCTCTGTTGTACAGGGTCCTCTGACTGTGTTTTCTGCTCGAAGCCGATGGCAGAGGCATCACGTGTGCTTAGTTCGAGGAGAGACGGGACTAGGACTTACACTCCGAGGTGATTCGCCGGTTCTGGTTGCCGGGGTGTTGCTAGGGGGATGTGCTGCG gaggCGGGGATCCGCGAGGGCGATTACATCATAGCCATTAATGGCGTAGACTGCAGGTGGGCGGAGCATGCAGAGGTCGTTCACGCCCTGAAGAGCTGCACAGAGAGAGGACTAGAGCTCGACGTCATCACGCTACAAACACACGAG ATAGAGAGAAGGACGATTCTTTCATCCACCGGTGATAAAGAGACTCAGTCATGCGGTTCGAGGAAGCAGGGCCGGGATTACGAGCGTTCGTCATGGAACTGGAGCTGGAGGAGCGGTGGAGTCCGCAAGAGACTCGGAAGCAATTTCAATCTTTCCTTTGGAAACTTCCGTGAAGGTGAATCCATGTACTGA
- the hlx1 gene encoding H2.0-like homeobox protein isoform X2: MYTAGLNPFYASNFSLWTAYCSGGFGVDTMKKPSFCIADILHAGDAENIPGSSALMAHIGGRAQVHSSGSPLRPSPVAPDARLHPASAYHRHGIHLTSVSRCPINAQSAPPPCSKDLKFGIDRILSTDFEHKSKDSSSMRGPYAVLSKDSMPQTYKRKRSWSRAVFSNLQRKGLEKRFEVQKYVTKPDRKQLAAMLGLTDAQVKVWFQNRRMKWRHSKEAQAQKDKDKDKEQPDKSTTEAEPKERDDSECESEPSESEFEDGPEDKSDVDICELNKTGVIIPCTSTEDTTNPTTEANTATQILL, from the exons ATGTACACGGCGGGACTGAATCCTTTTTACGCATCGAATTTTAGCCTTTGGACAGCGTACTGTTCGGGTGGTTTTGGGGTGGATACCATGAAAAAACCCTCGTTTTGCATCGCTGACATTCTGCACGCTGGAGATGCGGAAAACATCCCCGGGTCATCGGCGCTGATGGCTCACATCGGCGGCCGGGCGCAGGTTCACTCGTCGGGCTCTCCTCTGCGCCCGTCTCCGGTGGCTCCTGACGCGCGTCTCCACCCCGCGTCTGCGTATCACAGGCACGGAATACACCTGACATCTGTGTCCAGATGTCCGATTAACGCGCAGTCCGCGCCTCCGCCGTGCAGTAAAGACCTTAAGTTCGGCATCGATCGGATATTATCCACAGATTTCGAGCACAAATCCAAAGACTCCTCATCAATGCGAG GGCCGTATGCGGTGCTATCCAAAGACTCCATGCCACAGACATACAAGAGGAAGAGATCTTGGTCCAGAGCGGTGTTCTCCAACCTCCAGAGAAAAGGACTTGAAAAGCGTTTTGAAGTCCAGAAGTATGTGACAAAACCGGACAGAAAACAACTGGCTGCGATGCTCGGCCTCACCGATGCACAG GTCAAAGTTTGGTTCCAGAACCGACGGATGAAATGGAGACACTCCAAGGAGGCTCAGGCCcagaaagacaaagacaaagacaaagaacAGCCGGACAAGTCCACGACCGAGGCCGAACCCAAAGAGCGCGATGATTCTGAATGCGAAAGCGAACCGAGCGAATCTGAATTCGAAGACGGGCCGGAGGACAAAAGCGACGTGGACATTTGTGAACTGAATAAAACCGGTGTGATTATCCCATGCACGAGCACAGAGGACACGACAAACCCCACGACAGAAGCGAACACAGCCACACAAATACTGCTGTGA